Proteins found in one Clostridium kluyveri DSM 555 genomic segment:
- a CDS encoding MazG-like family protein: MKKQNFNIMYNVKMIEDLKADLLCIIGDFFKLLTKGSNVAQQAILDCISGAIIILYLLAERLGYSHTAVDETIKRKLKIGIIEEDKIEKDGKDLTKLYNYLKDRN, encoded by the coding sequence ATGAAAAAACAAAATTTTAACATAATGTATAATGTTAAAATGATAGAGGATTTAAAGGCGGATCTTCTATGTATAATAGGAGATTTTTTTAAATTACTTACAAAAGGAAGTAATGTAGCACAACAAGCCATATTAGATTGTATTTCTGGAGCAATAATAATATTATACTTGCTTGCAGAAAGATTGGGATACTCTCATACAGCTGTAGATGAAACTATAAAAAGAAAGTTAAAAATTGGTATAATTGAAGAAGATAAAATAGAAAAAGATGGGAAAGATTTGACCAAATTATATAATTATCTTAAAGACAGAAATTAA
- the rpsR gene encoding 30S ribosomal protein S18 has protein sequence MANREGGRRNSGKLRRAKRKVCAFCMDKSEFIDYKDINKLRKYVTERGKILPRRISGNCAKHQRELTRAIKRARNIALLPFTTE, from the coding sequence ATGGCAAATAGAGAAGGCGGAAGAAGAAATTCCGGAAAATTAAGAAGAGCCAAGAGAAAAGTTTGTGCTTTTTGTATGGATAAGTCTGAGTTTATAGACTATAAAGATATAAATAAATTAAGAAAATATGTTACAGAGAGAGGAAAAATTCTTCCAAGAAGAATTTCCGGAAACTGTGCAAAGCATCAAAGAGAATTGACTAGAGCGATTAAGAGGGCTAGAAACATAGCTTTATTACCATTTACAACAGAGTAG
- a CDS encoding single-stranded DNA-binding protein, with the protein MNKVVLIGRLTKDPELRFTPGMGKAVTTFTIAVDRRFTRDGQREADFIPIVVWGKQAESTANYMSKGKLIGISGRIQTRSYESRDGIRKYVTEVIAEEVQFLEWGQKSVRDNNTEVLSEDFGKNSNFNEDIYGEDITPVDEGDIPF; encoded by the coding sequence TTGAATAAAGTTGTTTTAATTGGAAGATTAACTAAAGATCCGGAATTAAGGTTTACACCAGGAATGGGAAAAGCAGTTACTACCTTTACTATAGCTGTTGATAGAAGATTTACTAGAGATGGACAGAGAGAGGCAGATTTTATTCCCATTGTTGTCTGGGGAAAACAAGCTGAATCTACTGCTAATTATATGAGTAAAGGAAAGCTTATAGGCATTAGTGGAAGAATCCAAACTAGAAGCTATGAATCTAGAGACGGTATTAGAAAATATGTTACTGAAGTTATTGCAGAAGAAGTCCAATTTCTTGAATGGGGACAGAAGTCTGTAAGAGACAATAACACTGAAGTTTTATCTGAAGATTTTGGTAAAAACTCAAATTTTAATGAAGATATCTACGGAGAAGATATTACTCCAGTTGATGAGGGAGATATCCCATTTTAA
- the rpsF gene encoding 30S ribosomal protein S6, with translation MGKYETIFILHPSLDEEGYKANVEKFKGVIENGGGVIENVDIWGKRKLAYEIKKVNEGYYTLITFNADPTLPKELDRVFRITDTVVRHIIVKDEK, from the coding sequence ATGGGTAAATACGAAACTATATTTATATTACACCCATCATTAGATGAGGAAGGTTATAAAGCTAATGTAGAAAAATTTAAAGGTGTAATAGAAAATGGTGGAGGTGTAATAGAAAACGTTGATATTTGGGGTAAGAGAAAGCTTGCCTATGAAATAAAAAAAGTTAACGAAGGATATTATACACTGATAACTTTTAATGCTGATCCTACTTTACCAAAAGAGTTAGATAGAGTATTTAGAATTACAGATACAGTTGTTAGACATATAATAGTAAAGGATGAAAAATAG
- a CDS encoding DUF951 domain-containing protein: MKKIFYIGDIVQMKKGHPCGSNEWEVIRLGADIKIKCCGCSRIVMLPRSKFEKNVKKIIKQNSPDIQEV; the protein is encoded by the coding sequence ATGAAAAAAATTTTTTATATTGGTGATATAGTGCAGATGAAAAAAGGGCATCCTTGTGGCAGTAATGAATGGGAAGTGATAAGACTTGGTGCTGATATAAAAATAAAATGTTGTGGTTGCAGCAGGATAGTAATGCTTCCAAGAAGTAAATTTGAAAAAAATGTGAAAAAGATTATAAAGCAAAACTCACCTGATATACAGGAAGTATGA
- a CDS encoding mechanosensitive ion channel family protein, with translation MKENLIEIYKKLKIPKESIYNFGETVLKIIIILIIMYLVVKIGNKIINKYVSKQKNFKISLDDKKAKTIGAILRSVLKYAVYFFGIFSIIAIISPKIGITGLTFAGIGGVAFGLGAQSIIKDIINGFFILFEDQFAVGDYINIDDKGGIVESIELRITKIRDFNGDLHIIPNSLITKITNHSKGNARIIIDTDIAYDENINRVMSIMSELCERFKNENSVIVEGPTVQGITSIKDDRVTIRIAGKTKTMTQWDMEMKLRKQIWEVLKQENIKIPYSSVKILKEE, from the coding sequence ATGAAAGAAAACTTAATTGAAATATATAAAAAATTGAAAATACCTAAAGAAAGTATATATAATTTTGGAGAGACAGTCCTTAAAATAATAATTATATTAATTATTATGTATCTTGTCGTTAAAATTGGAAATAAAATAATAAATAAATATGTTTCAAAACAGAAGAATTTTAAAATTTCATTAGATGATAAAAAAGCTAAAACCATAGGAGCTATTTTAAGAAGTGTATTAAAATATGCAGTATATTTCTTTGGCATATTTAGTATAATTGCCATAATATCGCCTAAAATAGGTATAACCGGTCTGACTTTTGCAGGTATAGGTGGAGTGGCATTTGGACTTGGAGCACAGAGTATTATAAAAGATATAATAAATGGCTTTTTTATATTATTTGAGGATCAATTTGCAGTGGGAGATTATATAAATATAGATGACAAAGGTGGTATTGTAGAAAGTATAGAATTAAGAATTACTAAAATAAGGGATTTTAATGGCGATTTACATATAATACCAAATAGCCTTATAACTAAAATTACCAATCACTCAAAAGGGAATGCTAGGATTATTATAGATACAGATATTGCCTATGATGAAAATATAAATAGAGTTATGAGTATAATGTCGGAATTATGTGAGAGGTTTAAGAATGAAAATTCTGTTATTGTAGAAGGACCGACTGTTCAGGGGATAACAAGTATTAAAGATGATAGGGTAACTATTAGAATAGCCGGTAAGACAAAGACAATGACACAATGGGACATGGAAATGAAACTTAGAAAACAAATATGGGAAGTATTAAAACAAGAAAATATTAAAATTCCTTATTCATCAGTAAAAATTTTAAAGGAGGAATAA